acaaaataaagttatGCAGTCATAGTGTTCATAGTGTTATTTAAACAATTGGAGGCTATCATGATAGAGTCTGATCGAGGTAGTTCCCAGTATGGTTTTTTGGTATACATAAGGCCCTCTTTTTGTccctttattttcttcttttttttttcccctgcTTGTGAGTAGATTGTCATGATTTTGAACTGAAATGTATATTTGAATTGCTTGATTGCTTGCATATGTTTGTTCCATGTTCAGAATGTTGCTGCCTTTTTACAGTTTACAGAAGCATATTTGAAATGTGGACATATACACACTCTTTAAATTGTTCATGGGATTGTCTCAAGCAAATAAAACCATAATTTCTGCGTATATATATCTCTTTGTCCATATGCACCGCTCTAATTAACTTGAGGTATATGCCATATGGAGTTGCCGTGTTCCTTTTGATTTTCGTTGTAAGCTGATGTAATGAGTTTTGAGTTTTCGCGAATAGAAATGACTAGTTCTACAGTAGTAAAGTTTCAGGACCACCAAGGTGCAAACAGATCACTCACAGTTGATGGATTTATGAAGTGTTTGCGAAAAATTATGCTTTTAGAGAGtgattttgatagaaaaaaggttgaaagttgaaaattgtAGTAGAATTAAAGTTGGTAgtgtttataaaataaaagttaaattggatagcgtttgaagaaaattatttttttacaacttaattaattaaaggatatttttgtcctcacttgttgaaaatatattattgtttcttATATTCATACTTAttgtttaacaaaaataattatttttcataaaaagaataataaattttatttcaattagtgtattttatatttatttctaaatattgataaaaaatttgaatgtttaatttaataatactcccattaaataaaataattgttgattcatacacaataattaaatttgcaaaaaagaatatcattttattaactaatcataaccatttttatttacatcGTGTAATGATGTAGGAATAATAGAATTAGatattataggaaaaaaaatataaaaaatttaaaatactaaatatgtgagagtgtaaattttattattattaattattcaaattattttttttgtttccttaTTAAAAGGAACAGGGATCCCGATAATTCCCCcgttaaaaagaaatatattcaaaattgaaaatttcaatatcaactttagatatgtaattttaaaaaataataaaaattgaattaaaattattgtaacgagggtaaaatagtaaaaaaaaaaaaaaaagcaagtaAGACCAGCTAAAAGCTAAAATACTTCTACCTTCtggtttaaaaatatttttcttaccattttcaaaagtaaaaattagtATCCACAACacttttaaattctttttttagtcaaaagttgaaaaactcTTTTTCAAACTCTCCCAAATATTCCTTAATTCTGTTTTCTGGACAATCGGACTGTGTTAAAGACAGaacatttttacattaaaGATGTTGTTTGCAAAGTTCTCTTGAGTGGTTGAATGTGTTAGTTCCATCTTGTAATCCAATGGTTTCCAACTCATTTGAGAATTCTAAATGTGTAAcatataattagatgatacGCAGATATCTATGTGTTGACAACTATTAATGCTTAGTTAACCAAATTGATGGCTTTCTTCGACATGTAGTAAATTGGATTTCATCACCAACAATAATATTTGGAGAAATTGAGTTATACATGCTCACCACCCAAATATTTTAAGgaagaatttttattgaaaccAAATTTGgttgaatcaaatcaatcataaaacaaatatgaCACATTTATAATGCAAttgattatttctttaaaCTATATACTAATCATACTGAAAATGTATTACAAttaccatataattaattcaagtcCGGCCAAAACCAATCTGGATTATAATTTCCCCCATTTTAAGCTGCCATAGGACTCAAACTATGATAAGGAGGAAAACATAAAAGAGCTAATAGTTTCTGCTTTCTACCTAAAGTTCAAATGTCATTGTATTATCAGAAAACAAATAACACCtatcaacaaaatcaatgtATCCATTGTTTCTGGAGGAAGATGATACCAGAGAACACAAGAGactttctttttggtttgttCAGCTTGTTATCTTTCGCAAGAAGGTTTCTCACTACCGTCCGTGCAAGATACATCAGTTTGCTTCTGCTTTTTGGAGTTGTTATGGCTCTCTTCATCCATGGCCTttagtttgttttttattgCAGCTATTTTAGCACTTCGACTAATTTGTCCACATCCACCACCAGAAAGGCCAGACCTGCTTCCTTCAACACTTTTGGAAGAATTAGATAATCCTTCAACTTGGTATTTCTCACTGGCAAGACGAACAACCAAAGGGCGGCCACATGCCATTCTTCCATGCATCTTCTCCTTGGCCCTTATAGCTTCCTGCATGCTCACTTTAAAAGCAGGAATCAGGAATTGCTATCAGGTGAAGAAACTACAAAAGAGTAACTTACCTCTTTGGAACTGAACTGGACAAAAGCATACCCACGTGGCTCTCCGCGTTTAGGGCCACGGGCATGCCATAGGAAGTCTTCAGAGATAATCTTTCCAAATGGAGAAAACATCTTAATCAGAGCCGACCTGCAAAGACTCCAAAGTATCATAGGCTAGCAGGTGGAAACTGGAGTTCAGAAGAACATCTTTGGCTTCATAAATAACACTTACTCTGTTATCCTGAGATCAAGGTTACCAATATACAGTCTGCTCTCCAATTTCTCATCACTAATGGTGTTGGGGTCCTGCCATTGGTAATGAAAAGCCAAGTCAAGACCTCaccagagaacaacacaaataatcacctgtgtataaaattttgtcttaaaaatatcctttaattttgtaagtataaaactcataaaatatgcATGTGAAAGACTCTAAACTGAGTAACAAGCAGATATAGGATGGAAAGTGAAACATTTATATACAAGTGTAGATGCATTTCCATTTCCAATCCTCTGATTGATGGCGTCGAAGTACACATTGGATCTAACAAATTCTATAAATGAGCCATGAACATATTTCACTCGATAGGTGTTCTTCAAATTGTTTTTTGATTGGGGAAAGAACATAACATTCTTTCAATGACAATGCGCTGCATTATTGAACCTGATATTAACATGCTAGGAAATCCAGGTTGAAAAGAATCGAATATTGAGTGCTACAGATCAAATCAGTACATTAAAATAGGCACAAATAGTAACTTAGATGTAAATAAGAGCACATATGAGCAAAACTACATAAACATAACAAGATGATGAGTTCCTCCAGTGAGcacataattaaaagaaatggaaaaatacTGGAATAGCAAGATGAGGCCTACAGCAGAAAAGTACCATGATATTGTCTCAATAGATGATGGTTCAAGATGGCTTAAGCCTTTATCAATCTGCAAGCACAAAATAATGCAGCTCTGTGAGATTAGTAGCTTGGTCAAGGTACAGGAGAAAACAAATGAGCTGTTTCCTGGAATGCATGTGAATACTTTCAAGACATCAAAGCATTCTCTTAAATATGACACAAAAACACTGATAACTGATAGAAGTCAAGCCGTTACGCATTTCAGGAGCTTTTGCATGGacttcttctttttaaaagtgattttaaaaaaagtaatttacagTAGAAGTGGAAAGTGTGGAGATTATTGAAAAAGCAGTTGAAAACATGGAGCTTggtaaaagaaattgacttaTGCTTGGGATTGTAATAACAAGACCAATAAACCCTACATTCAGTATAGATAAATGAAGGTCTCCCAGATCAGAAATAAAACCTGGCAAGAAGCATCTCACCACCCAACTTGAATTAGCAACTTAATCCCGTCAATGtagaataatacaaaataattttactttagtGCTATATCCACAATGATTGTTCaatatctttttcaaaataataccaaaatacAAACTTTGTTCACATTTACCCACCCCCCACCCAATAAGGAGAACCACATGAAAATTATGCTTGGTTTCTGAGATGCCGGACACAAGATTTAGACAGTTTATAGCTCTGAATTTGGGTTATATCGGATCAAAATGCAGTTATATCTGTATTATTCACAAACTCTATCATGATGTAACATGACCATATAGAATGCAAGACACAAAACCCTAGAAACCAAATACCAGCTAAACTTGAGgggaaaaatacaacaaaaggcaagaaattaaaaatatataagtcgAGAATTTACTTCAGATTAGATGTTCCGCCAATTCCCCAACAGGAACGAATTCAAGCTTCAgagatggagagagagagagagagaattcaATGCGCAACTGTTCTTGAGAAGGCGGAACGCGAGGTGAAACGATTAGTTGTTAATGCCCAAACCTGAAATCGTTTTCTATGTTTAAAGTCGTATGTGttgcttttatatttataaacgaGTGTCGCGTATTGCTTAGTCATTTGGCACGTAGGACGAACATACAGAGGCAGCAGCTGTGGTGGAGGAATTTGCTTCCTACTGAATCATATGACACACTGCAGACTCAATTGTCTTGCAGGACAGACTTGTTCAGCTGTCCACCAGTCTGCCCACTTTCTCCACCTCAATTTGTATTCATATCAATTATCATATGTtgttatatcataaataatattattaatccatcgtttcataatttatataaatataaacgtATATGAGCAGTATCAATTTTCCATCTATCTACCACAGAAGAACGAACATAACAACTCGGTCGAGACAATGGTGAAATCACCTACTCGGTAGAAGAAATTGGTGAGTGAGTGGCAGGGGTTGGACATGTCGTGGATGAGGCAGAGCCAATCTTCTTCCTAAAGCCCTCATCGTCATTCCCCCCTTCTTTACCTCTTCCTCACACAGCTGCCTTACTTCTCAGCAATTTATGCAGTTAGGAAAGAACCCATTTCTTGATTTAAGGAAAGAAAGTAGAAGAGTCTGCCAGGGGTGTAAATGATGGTGGGACGGCGGTGTTTACAAAACATGGTGGTTGTtgttttttctccaaattggTGCAAAGCCACTCATTACAACCTTTGAATGAGGAGTAGAGTAGAGCCCACAAATTTCCCAATTTGATCACTATCTGGTTCCTACTACCTTTTCTCTGTCATCCACTTGTTTCATCCCATTTCATGACTGCTACAATTACATCCTCAAAGACTCCCTTTTTCTCCATCACCAACCCTGTTTTTCCTACACTTATAGCCACCCTTTTTCTTGCACTTCCTCCTTTGTCTGATTCTTGTTCAAAAATGCTTCAGTTTTTCTTCTCGGTTCTCCCTTAGTGTATTACATTACATTCTGACAGTCCTCTTCGGGAACCCACAGATTTTTTctataaacacacacacaaacacacaatGGATGCTAagtgttttctctttttgtatatattgttGTCTATTTTCCTTCTCTCAGCTGCTTTCACACCCCAAGATAACTACCTTGTCAACTGTGGATCAAGCAAAAGCAGTGTAGTTGTTGACAACAGATGCTTTGTTGGGGATTCATCAAAGAACTCCTCAGCTTATCTAACACAAGGTAAATCAATTGTTCTTGAAAATCCAAACCATTCTTCCACTTCTTCTGTTCTTCACACTTCAGCTAGAGTTTTCACTTCTGCTTCAAGCTATGCATTTAACATCAAGAGCATGGGCACCCATTTGGTACGTCTGCATTTTTCTCCATTCACTTATGGAAATTATGACCTCAGAGATGGTAATTTTAGTGTTCTTGCAAATGGGGTTTCTCTGTTGAGCAATTTTGGTGCTGAATTTACTGTTACTAAAGAGTTCTTGTTGATGGTATATAGAGTGGAGCTTGAGATTTTGTTCTTGCCCACTAGCGATTCCAGTTTTGCTTTTGTGAATGCAATTGAAGTGTTTTCTGCACCCAAAGATTTCTTTGTAGATGATGGTGGGATAGCATTGATTAGCCCTCATGGGATCCAAGAATTTAAGCAGAATATTTCATCCCAAATCTTGGAAACTGTTCATAGGGTTAATGTTGGAGGGCCAAGATTAACCCCTTTCAATGACACCCTTTGGAGAAGTTGGGTTCCTGATGAAGAGTTTCTTGTCTTGAAATCTGCTGCTAAAATTGCTATTACTACTAATCCACCAATTTACCAACTAGGTGGGGCTACTAAGGAGCATGCCCCTGATAATGTGTATATGACTGCTCAGCAGATGAATATAGTTAACGGGAGTTGGACATTGTTCAATATAACATGGGATTTCCCGATCCCATCTGAGGATGCTGTGCATTTCGTCCGGTTGCATTTTTGTGACATTGTTAGTGTTGCACTTAACACATTGTACTTCAATGTATACATTAATGGGCTGACTGCATACAAAGATGTCGATTTGTCTGCGCTTTCGTTCCATGAGCTTGCATCCCCTTATTACATCGATTTTGTTGTGAGAACTGTGAGAGATTGCGGCGTTCTGAGGATTAGTGTGGGTCCTTCTGAACTTAATCCTTTCAGGAAAAATGCCATTCTAAATGGGGTGGAGATCATGAGAATGGTGAACTTTGTGGATCCACCAAGGAGGGCTAATAAGAAAAGCGTTTGGATTTTGGTGGTTTCGGTTGTTGGAGGTTTCTTCGCTTTGATATTTCTGGTGATTTTAGCTGTGTTCAAATGCAGGAAGAGCAAAAGAAAACGACGACGTGGTGAAAGTGCTGCTTGGACCTCTCATGGGGCAATATATGAAGGAAACGCCCTTGCTTCTCCCGGCCCATATGGCTACTTTGATTTGAACATCCCCTTTGCTGATATTCAGTCAGCTACGAGTAACTTCGACAAGAATCTGGTAGTAGGGACCGGTGGTTTTGGCATGGTCTACAAAGGGATCCTTAGAGACAACACTAAGGTTGCTGTGAAAAGATGCATGCCTGGTTCCAGGCAAGGACTCCCAGAATTCCAAACTGAGATCACCGTCCTTCCAAGAATTCGCCACCGCCATCTCGTTTCACTTGTTGGTTACTGCAAAGAGCAATCTGAAATGATATCGTTTATGAGTACGTCGAAAAGGGTCCGTTGAGACACCATTTGTACGGTTCAAGTGTCCCACCTTTGTCTTGGAAACAAAGGCTTGAAATCTGCATCGGTGCAGCTAGAGGTCTTCACTACCTTCACACAGGCTCAGCTCAAGGGATCATCCACCGTGACGTCAAATCAACCAACATTTTGCTCGACGGAAACTATGTCGCTAAGGTTGCCGATTTTGGTCTCTCAAAGTCCGGTCCCTGTCTCAACGAGTCCCACGTTAGCACTGGTGTGAAAGGCAGCTTCGGCTACCTGGATCCTGAATACTTTCGCAGACAGCAACTTACTGATAAATCAGATGTATACTCATTTGGGGTTGTGCTACTTGAAGTTCTCTGTGCTAGACCTGTTGTTGATCCATTGCTTGTGGGGGAGCAAGTAAACTTAGCGGAGTGGGTGATGGAATGGCAAAAGAAAGGGATGATCAACAAAATCGTGGATCGTCGTCTCATTGGCCAGATAAAACCAAGTTCCTTGAAGAAATTCTTTGAGACAGCTCAGAAATGTGTGGCTGAATGTGGTGTTGATAGGCCGACAATGGGAGATGTGTTGTGGAACCTGGAACATGCATACCAGCTTCAGACGAATCAACGGCAAAACACAACAGATGTTACTGCAGATGACGTAGCAGCTACTAGGATTGTTCCTGAGGTTCCACCGAGACATGGTGGCGTAGATTCAAATGACGACAGTGGTAATTCAGACACACATCGACCAGATGAGTTTTCACAAAGTTGATAAATAGTGATGGTAGATAGATTATTACACAATTCATTTAGGAAATACATACCAATCTAGAATGATTCCTGAGGCATNNNNNNNNNNGATACATGTTCATGTTTTCTTGTGTCCTTGAGCTACCATACTTTGTTGAATTTGACATACAAATGGATGAAATACCATTGTTCTTACACTGGATCAAACGTTACAACTTTGCTATTGTTAGCCCATAATACATCATACcaagtaataattttgataggAACAGTCGATCGACTTAATAGTGGCACCTTATTTCTATGAAAGATAGGTCATGGGTTCGAGTTTTAAGAGAGTTAGAAAAACCGACTTTGATCCTCCTGTAACTCATGACATGCAAGTGAACGATCAGTGATTTATCAGACCCTATTTGCTTGGATACAATTGGATATAATATCATCATTTCACTTTTATCATATCACAATAAACATCAACagctcaatattttttgttattatttttttctttttcattaatgGTAGAATTGCTATTGTAAAATCAAATTGNNNNNNNNNNNNNNNNNNNNNNNNNNNNNCTCCTCAATCCTCGTAAACAGCGAACCCCACACACGGCACGACACGGCTCACCAATAACTCCTTATATGCTCCCATCACAGTATATTTCTTTGTCTTATTGCATTTTGGGGTTCGACCTTCTCTATATTTATGTTTCctgacctataatttatttacacaaattcttttcattatttaaatccataaaaaatatcaatataattcatacaaattattcttacttttttgaaaattacatatacctTCAAAAAACATTAGAGgtggtttctataattatgtaattgtatggGTGATTTGTGGAAACAAATAATAGAACatgggtgtaaatgtaattatcccttattattagtgtttctttctttttattttaattctgtatAGCTGTCTTGGATGGCTCCTATTCCACCCaacatttatttatgataatgtaTTATTTAGGTAAGTTTTTggaatcaaatttttataataatcatttaacACCTTAACTAACCTACATTATGATGGTTTCTTTTAAATACCCATCATTGATATTTTgcacaattattattttaaacttattttctCATGTTGGCAAATTTCAACATGTATGGAATTCAGGACTATAAATGATTTGAGTTGAGTCGAACacatcattatttaaatttatctgaattaaatatttaaccaGCAAATTAcgtttgaatttgatttaattattactctAATTAAgctttattaaattaaatatgaattgagttcgaataatatgatatttttttatgtttatcaAATCAAGTTAGAAAGCTTAtcgaataaagaaaaaaaaagataaatcaaattcaaatgagttttatttcatcaagtatggaatgatttgattcatttttctgcattaattgaattggatgaaataaccatattaaataacacataaaatattttgtgactCGATTAAGATATGATGTAAATTGCATGACCAAGTTGGCGAAGTTGAGACTCATAATCTTAAAGGTCATTGGTTCAAATTCCATCCACCTTGTGCTTGGAATGTTGTGTCTACTCAATAGTAGGTTTTgattagattatttattttgatattattgattagaaTATGTCCGACAGACAtgattgtaatcaatttatttcaattaataataattcattgctcttacttaaaaaaacaataataataactataaaattatttatcataaattaggTCCAATCGAATTTGGTCTGATcagaattttcataattaatttttttaagattttaaatataatttacaaagaaaatatataaacttttacataatgtttggattcgttttctgagtgttttgttgtgttaatagagagagaaaaacaaagataaataagtgtgtgttagagatagtatgtatgttcggatttgtttttggagataatttaaaataagtattatatatttaatgttgtgttttgggagacaaaaattactattcattgtcaaatcatgtctttggagataatttaaaataagtattatatgtttaatgttgtattttgttagacaaaaattactattcattgtcaagtcatgctttttttatatatatttatgtatatatgtgtgtgtatatatatatgtatgtttttatgctaaaatagttaaaaacgcctaaataaggtgtttttgaatgatgacaaacattgggtatgttttgacttgtctcgaaaataagttggaaatgaaaacaaacatagtgttaTTGTTTGTGCCCCGTCacatttatcattattttataattttgaatataaattcatttaattttttaatagtttatcGCTATCATTGCATTAAACTTAGAgacattaaatatatgtttagtCTTGTAATTGAGCAGATTAAAGCAGCATTTTGAATACAAATGTAATCTTTTGATTGTTTATTCAATATTTGGTGTTCGGACTAAATTCTaccaaaattctaatttgataTCATGtgcattaaataatattttttattttttatgaggtTAAATGTGAAATTCAACTATCAtgtatttctataattaattataaaattataaagtcaaatgttataatttttttctatttcaaaattgtttctctaatacttaattatgacgccaaataatatatttttttttgtaaaatttgacataattacgaatatcttttattagttaaaaaattataaatatacccctcaaataaaaaaataattatatagctcCTCGACATTAGgatgaaaaaataactacattACGTTTgctataatattgaaaaattaaaattcataatttaaaaggacATTTTGAAtacactataaaaattaaataaaaacttaaataaaattaataattagttcaTTATCATACGagagttaaaataaaaaaatatttataattattaaaataataaaatatataattatatcaaatttaaaaaaaaaatgggctAAATTACCGTGCAACCCAAGAGTcaaacaaaagcaaacaaagGAAGGGAGGGTAGGAATGGAAATGTTTGAAATACAGGGAAAGAACGAGAATAGTGTGACAGAGTGGATGGATAAAGTGGAAGCCAAGTCGGTGTTGTGTTGTTTGGCACTACTACTGTTACTGTAGCACTATCacttaataataatgacaatAGCGTGCTCTCCACAAAAACCGCCCCACCACTTTATCAATTTCTAGGCCTtgcaccccccacccccacctactttatttttattattattattattatttttggatagttacactctttttttaaaattttttttgatgtaattataggTAAACtctttgtttaaaaaattatattctagCATCCcttatatttactttcatctaacaaatatcttttttttttgtcaaaattcaccgaatttgctgatatcaacaaaaaaatttatatttatcctcaattgacttataacaggttaaataaatcttcttATCATCGAGTAATCCTCATACGTTTTCACGCGTTGATGTATGAGAGGATGTACATTTtcatcgttataagggtattttagtccgaaaaaattatttgacctacaataaatcagtaataagtcaattgatggt
The window above is part of the Sesamum indicum cultivar Zhongzhi No. 13 linkage group LG7, S_indicum_v1.0, whole genome shotgun sequence genome. Proteins encoded here:
- the LOC105166699 gene encoding probable RNA-binding protein 18 isoform X1, whose protein sequence is MDPNTISDEKLESRLYIGNLDLRITESALIKMFSPFGKIISEDFLWHARGPKRGEPRGYAFVQFSSKEEAIRAKEKMHGRMACGRPLVVRLASEKYQVEGLSNSSKSVEGSRSGLSGGGCGQISRSAKIAAIKNKLKAMDEESHNNSKKQKQTDVSCTDGSEKPSCER
- the LOC105166699 gene encoding probable RNA-binding protein 18 isoform X2, which produces MFSPFGKIISEDFLWHARGPKRGEPRGYAFVQFSSKEEAIRAKEKMHGRMACGRPLVVRLASEKYQVEGLSNSSKSVEGSRSGLSGGGCGQISRSAKIAAIKNKLKAMDEESHNNSKKQKQTDVSCTDGSEKPSCER
- the LOC105166701 gene encoding LOW QUALITY PROTEIN: probable receptor-like protein kinase At5g24010 (The sequence of the model RefSeq protein was modified relative to this genomic sequence to represent the inferred CDS: inserted 1 base in 1 codon), whose translation is MDAKCFLFLYILLSIFLLSAAFTPQDNYLVNCGSSKSSVVVDNRCFVGDSSKNSSAYLTQGKSIVLENPNHSSTSSVLHTSARVFTSASSYAFNIKSMGTHLVRLHFSPFTYGNYDLRDGNFSVLANGVSLLSNFGAEFTVTKEFLLMVYRVELEILFLPTSDSSFAFVNAIEVFSAPKDFFVDDGGIALISPHGIQEFKQNISSQILETVHRVNVGGPRLTPFNDTLWRSWVPDEEFLVLKSAAKIAITTNPPIYQLGGATKEHAPDNVYMTAQQMNIVNGSWTLFNITWDFPIPSEDAVHFVRLHFCDIVSVALNTLYFNVYINGLTAYKDVDLSALSFHELASPYYIDFVVRTVRDCGVLRISVGPSELNPFRKNAILNGVEIMRMVNFVDPPRRANKKSVWILVVSVVGGFFALIFLVILAVFKCRKSKRKRRRGESAAWTSHGAIYEGNALASPGPYGYFDLNIPFADIQSATSNFDKNLVVGTGGFGMVYKGILRDNTKVAVKRCMPGSRQGLPEFQTEITVLPRIRHRHLVSLVGYCKEQSEMIXVYEYVEKGPLRHHLYGSSVPPLSWKQRLEICIGAARGLHYLHTGSAQGIIHRDVKSTNILLDGNYVAKVADFGLSKSGPCLNESHVSTGVKGSFGYLDPEYFRRQQLTDKSDVYSFGVVLLEVLCARPVVDPLLVGEQVNLAEWVMEWQKKGMINKIVDRRLIGQIKPSSLKKFFETAQKCVAECGVDRPTMGDVLWNLEHAYQLQTNQRQNTTDVTADDVAATRIVPEVPPRHGGVDSNDDSGNSDTHRPDEFSQS